The following are encoded in a window of Ranitomeya variabilis isolate aRanVar5 chromosome 6, aRanVar5.hap1, whole genome shotgun sequence genomic DNA:
- the LOC143781686 gene encoding histone H2B 1.1-like — translation MADPKSAPAAKKGSKKAVTKTQKKDGKKRRKSRKESYAIYVYKVLKQVHPDTGISSKAMGIMNSFVNDIFERIAGEASRLAHYNKRSTITSREIQTAVRLLLPGELAKHAVSEGTKAVTKYTSAK, via the coding sequence ATGGCTGATCCCAAATCTGCCCCAGCGGCCAAGAAGGGCTCCAAGAAAGCCGTGACCAAGACTCAGAAGAAGGACGGGAAgaagcggaggaagagcaggaaggagagctacgccatctacgtgtacaaggtgctgaagcaggtgcaccccgacaccggcatctcctccaaggccatgggcatcatgaactccttcgtcaacgacatcttcgagcgcatcgcaggggaagcctcccgcctggctcactacaacaagcgctccaccatcacctcccgggagatccagaccgccgtgcgcctgctgctgcccggagagctggccaagcacgccgtgtccgagggcaccaaagccgtcaccaagtacaccagcgccaagtga
- the LOC143781687 gene encoding histone H2B 1.1-like, which translates to MPDPAKSAPAAKKGSKKAVTKTQKKDGKKRRKSRKESYAIYVYKVLKQVHPDTGISSKAMGIMNSFVNDIFERIAGEASRLAHYNKRSTITSREIQTAVRLLLPGELAKHAVSEGTKAVTKYTSAK; encoded by the coding sequence ATGCCTGATCCCGCCAAGTCTGCCCCAGCGGCCAAGAAGGGCTCCAAGAAAGCCGTGACCAAGACCCAGAAGAAGGacgggaagaagaggaggaaaagcaggaaggagagctacgccatctacgtgtacaaggtgctgaagcaggtgcaccccgacaccggcatctcctccaaggccatgggcatcatgaactccttcgtcaacgacatcttcgagcgcatcgcaggggaagcctcccgcctggctcactacaacaagcgctccaccatcacctcccgggagatccagaccgccgtgcgcctgctgctgcccggagagctggccaagcacgccgtgtccgagggcaccaaggccgtcaccaagtacaccagcgccaagtga